The following proteins are co-located in the Bordetella bronchialis genome:
- the otnK gene encoding 3-oxo-tetronate kinase, which produces MIRLGCIADDFTGATDLANNLVRGGMRTLQVIGVPDAAAADGVRDMDAVVVALKSRTTPAEDAVEQSLLALRWLRAQGASQIYFKYCSTFDSTPRGNIGPVAEALMDALGTDFTVATPAFPDNGRTVFKGHLFVGDVLLHESGMRDHPLTPMTDANLVRVLQAQSRRQVGLIDYRAVAAGAPAVRARIDALRAAGVGMAIVDAVSNGDLLRLGEAVRDLPLVTGGSGLALGLPANFGLRPSPTAERLPPAQGMRAIVSGSCSQATLRQVRHYIDAGGAAMAVDPARLAQAADASAAEAQRVLEWARPRLADGPVLVYSSASPEAVRQTQDILGAEQAGARVESVLAQVARGLAQAGVRQMIVAGGETSGACVQALGLSQLQIGPQIDPGVPWCHARGNDASGPGLHVALKSGNFGGDDFFSRAYAVLDAGIDRREAPEPRRGTRETGC; this is translated from the coding sequence ATGATCCGCCTGGGATGCATCGCCGACGATTTCACCGGCGCGACCGATCTGGCCAACAACCTCGTGCGCGGGGGCATGCGCACCTTGCAGGTGATCGGTGTGCCGGACGCCGCGGCGGCGGACGGTGTGCGCGATATGGACGCCGTGGTCGTGGCGCTGAAGTCCCGCACGACGCCCGCCGAAGACGCGGTCGAACAGTCGCTGCTTGCCCTGCGCTGGCTGCGTGCGCAAGGGGCGTCGCAGATCTACTTCAAGTACTGCTCCACGTTCGACAGCACGCCGCGCGGCAATATCGGCCCCGTGGCCGAGGCGCTGATGGATGCCCTGGGCACGGACTTCACCGTCGCCACGCCGGCCTTTCCCGACAACGGCCGTACCGTTTTCAAGGGCCATCTGTTTGTCGGCGACGTGCTGCTGCATGAGAGCGGCATGCGGGACCATCCCTTGACGCCGATGACGGACGCCAACCTGGTGCGCGTGCTGCAGGCGCAGAGCCGGCGGCAGGTGGGCTTGATCGACTACCGCGCGGTGGCCGCCGGCGCGCCGGCTGTCCGCGCGCGCATCGACGCCCTGCGTGCGGCCGGTGTGGGCATGGCCATCGTCGACGCGGTGTCCAACGGCGATCTGTTGCGCCTGGGCGAGGCCGTTCGCGATCTTCCGCTGGTGACCGGCGGCTCGGGGCTGGCCCTGGGCTTGCCGGCGAATTTCGGCCTGCGGCCGTCGCCCACCGCCGAGCGCCTGCCGCCCGCGCAGGGCATGCGCGCCATCGTGTCCGGCAGCTGCTCGCAAGCCACGCTGCGCCAGGTCCGCCACTACATCGATGCGGGCGGAGCGGCCATGGCCGTGGACCCCGCGCGCCTGGCCCAGGCCGCCGATGCCTCGGCCGCCGAGGCGCAACGCGTGCTGGAATGGGCGCGTCCACGCCTGGCGGATGGGCCCGTGCTGGTGTATTCGTCCGCCTCGCCCGAGGCGGTACGGCAGACGCAGGACATCCTGGGCGCCGAGCAGGCCGGCGCCCGGGTGGAGTCCGTGCTGGCGCAGGTGGCGCGCGGCCTGGCGCAGGCCGGCGTGCGGCAAATGATCGTGGCGGGTGGCGAGACCTCGGGCGCCTGCGTGCAGGCGCTGGGCCTGAGCCAGCTGCAGATCGGGCCGCAGATCGATCCGGGCGTGCCTTGGTGCCACGCGCGCGGCAACGATGCATCCGGACCGGGATTGCATGTGGCGCTGAAGTCCGGGAACTTCGGCGGCGACGATTTCTTCAGCCGCGCCTACGCGGTGCTGGACGCGGGAATCGACCGCCGGGAGGCTCCCGAACCGCGGCGCGGGACACGCGAAACCGGATGCTAA
- the ltnD gene encoding L-threonate dehydrogenase — MNGQAVGVIGLGAMGGGMARSLRRAGHEVHVYDVRPEVAAAFAEEGGTAHGSAAPLARHCQVVVSVVVNAAQTEAVLFGEQGCAAAMSAGSVFVMCSTVDPLWSAAMEARLEALGLLYVDAPISGGAARAAAGEITMMTAARPQAYAKCEALFDAMAARVYKLGDRAGAGSKVKIINQLLAGVHIAAAAEAMALGLREGVDPAALYDVITHSAGNSWMFENRMAHVLAADYTPLSSVDIFVKDLGLVLDMARASKFPLPLSATAHQMFMQASTAGHAAEDDSAVIKIFPGIQLPGAQS, encoded by the coding sequence ATGAATGGACAGGCGGTGGGTGTGATCGGCCTGGGCGCGATGGGGGGCGGCATGGCGCGCTCGCTGCGCCGCGCCGGCCACGAGGTGCATGTGTACGATGTCCGGCCGGAGGTCGCCGCGGCTTTCGCGGAAGAGGGCGGGACCGCCCATGGCAGCGCCGCCCCGCTCGCGCGCCATTGCCAGGTGGTCGTCTCCGTCGTCGTCAATGCGGCCCAGACCGAAGCGGTGCTGTTCGGGGAACAGGGCTGCGCCGCCGCGATGTCCGCGGGATCCGTCTTCGTCATGTGTTCCACCGTGGATCCTCTATGGTCCGCCGCCATGGAGGCGCGCCTGGAAGCGCTGGGCCTGCTTTACGTGGACGCGCCCATCTCGGGCGGCGCGGCGCGCGCCGCGGCGGGGGAAATCACCATGATGACCGCCGCCCGCCCGCAAGCCTATGCCAAATGCGAGGCCCTGTTCGACGCCATGGCCGCGCGCGTCTACAAGCTGGGCGATCGCGCGGGCGCCGGCAGCAAGGTCAAGATCATCAACCAGTTGCTGGCGGGGGTGCATATCGCCGCCGCGGCCGAAGCCATGGCGCTGGGCCTGCGCGAAGGCGTGGACCCCGCGGCGCTATACGACGTCATCACGCACAGCGCCGGCAACAGCTGGATGTTCGAAAACCGCATGGCGCACGTCCTGGCGGCGGACTATACGCCCTTGTCGTCGGTGGACATCTTCGTCAAGGACCTGGGCCTGGTGCTGGATATGGCCCGCGCCAGCAAGTTCCCGCTGCCGCTATCGGCCACCGCCCACCAGATGTTCATGCAGGCCTCCACGGCCGGCCATGCCGCCGAGGACGACAGCGCCGTCATCAAGATCTTTCCCGGAATCCAGCTGCCTGGAGCGCAATCATGA